The genomic stretch AAATTCCTCTTCGGTTCCCTTGGAAGCAGTTTTAGATCTTTCACGCCGTCCGTggtattttctttaaagaaatcCGAAGTGcatttaagagaaaactaaaagcTAGTTTGTTCTAAATTCGTTTCAGTGTCACCCGCATCTGATTGGATGAGAGGCTGAATCTCGTGGGTCCACTTTGAAGGGTGTATTGGGATCGAATGAAGGCGTAGTATATTAATCTTGTCATTTTAGCATATGCTCAACACGTGATGATCGGATTAGACAGAGTCAGTTTCGACCGTGTCGGGTATAAATATCGACTCCGTGGTTCCGATCTTCCAGCAGGAGCAGAAGCACCAGCAGCACCACCACCACCAACCAACGTTGCCTCATCTTCTCGAGCAGTGCTTGGGGCGATGGCGAGGGTGCACCCTGGAGCTAGAGGCATCGAGCTGGGGGATTCTGGGTCGGTAGCCTTCAGCAAGGACGGTGAAACGGCGCAGGAAGAGGCCGGAGCAGTAGCCTCTGTGCTGACCGTGTGGCGGCGGTCGCTCCTCTTGAACGGGAATGGATTCACGGTGTTCGACGCGAAGGGAAAGTTGGTGTTCAGGGTTGATAACTACGCCTCCGGGAGCAGGACGGAGGTCGTCCTCATGGACGGCGTCGGCGAGCCGCTCCTCACGGTTCGAAGAAAGGTATCGCTTGTGATTCATTTTTTGTAGCCTTTTTCTTGTCAATTGAGTTTGATTCCTGATCTCGATCGCTTACAGTTCcagaaattgttttgaaaaatcatgtAGAGAAGCTCAATAGCTCTGCCGCTCGCAACTCTTACACAGAAACTAAGTCTAGGAGAGCAATGGATGATCTATGAAGGGGAAGATAGAGCTAATCCTCGATTCGTGGTGAAGAGACATTTGAATCCCCTCTATTCGAGGGCACTGGCGCGAGTCACACCCTGTGCGTCCGATGCCAAGTCTTGCCAGGGCTACAAGGTCGAAGGCTCTTACGCGCAGCGCCGCTGTGCCATCCTTGACGATGAGCGGCAGCGAGTGGTGGAGATGAAGAGAAAGGAGTCTGCCAAGGGCGTTTCTTTCGGGCTCGACGTCTTCCACTTGATCGTGCAGCCAGGCTTCGATGCCTCAGTAGCCATGACTATCGTGCTGCTCCTTGAGCAGATGTTTGGGTCCGGAGCATCACTGCTGAAAATTGGCAAATCATGAATAAACACAGAGAAAGACTGGAGGTGACTGTCCATTAAATTACGAACAAATGAATTTTTATCTGCTTTAAATTTTAATCCATATATAATGAACGAAAGGTTCTTGTTCATTTTAACCCTCATATggacaaaaatttaatttattcataAATTGAACTTAACACTTAGACTTGATATGGCTTCAGTTCATTCAGTGTGGTGGGGTGGGCCATATTCTCAGTTGAGTAATTGCATTTATCGAATGGTCAAAGGAGTATctcactttaatttttttattaaaagggCGCCGACCCCCTTGTGCGTTTATCCTTTTGTCCTCAATCCACTATTCGGATGGTTTAGTTAGTTTGCAAACCGATTCAGGTTGAAAATCCTAAATCAGTTGGTCAGGGCGGGACGGGAATTTAGGGTTTTGGGCCGATTGGGTGAGCAGAGAAAAAAAGTCAACACATTTAGTATTTTGTACTTCTTGAAAAACTAAAGGGCACatttttaaccctcctctcacgAGCTGAGTCGTTCACCCTTCACCAGTCTTTGCCAATCAACTCCATTGCACCGGTTGCTTGTCGTGCCCCCCTCCTTCGAGT from Zingiber officinale cultivar Zhangliang chromosome 5B, Zo_v1.1, whole genome shotgun sequence encodes the following:
- the LOC121987331 gene encoding protein LURP-one-related 8-like, whose product is MARVHPGARGIELGDSGSVAFSKDGETAQEEAGAVASVLTVWRRSLLLNGNGFTVFDAKGKLVFRVDNYASGSRTEVVLMDGVGEPLLTVRRKRSSIALPLATLTQKLSLGEQWMIYEGEDRANPRFVVKRHLNPLYSRALARVTPCASDAKSCQGYKVEGSYAQRRCAILDDERQRVVEMKRKESAKGVSFGLDVFHLIVQPGFDASVAMTIVLLLEQMFGSGASLLKIGKS